One window from the genome of Lachancea thermotolerans CBS 6340 chromosome B complete sequence encodes:
- the GDH2 gene encoding glutamate dehydrogenase (NAD(+)) (similar to uniprot|P33327 Saccharomyces cerevisiae YDL215C GDH2 NAD()-dependent glutamate dehydrogenase degrades glutamate to ammonia and alpha- ketoglutarate expression sensitive to nitrogen catabolite repression and intracellular ammonia levels): protein MLSSQNSKVPDISSLSISSISDYHNFDFPGKDAQREAVLDLVDQQGFIPDDVVEHEVEWFYDALGIDDLFFSKESPEMIANIIHTLYASKVESFAKLKIAGDSAASVEDGSSPSNFTVKNQVVTETHSVFMETGNDLDKEIDSMLLDNPTQRYRLISYTAESALKLTFVYRTVFAAEDQSGAELAPEQLCHGDIDSISDLTMSQVTSKENKKLYGLIMNQMRQREGPVIKTLHSVADQDEVRIVVGFKRGTTKSYYAALSSLLHYYHLKPSKIYMETFTNDVMIYSLYLKQSQQSESVLNSLPMSIMQIEREASLLYAIPSNFFQDLYQQRSFSPQEAIYAHISAIFINNFINRLGDDYQNLVAQISVSGANKNNNSAQEVLASLKKKLRNETYTQQMIIDVLHKYKSIVSKLYKNFAQVHYVSSSSSKFGKTLSYQRLSKLEPFKDDNEFELYLNKFIPNDSPDMLVLKTLNLFNKSILKTNFFITRKVAISFRLNPALIMPEVEFPETPFGIFFVVGNTFKAFHIRFRDIARGGIRIVCSKTQDIYEVNSKMAIDENYQLASTQQRKNKDIPEGGSKGVILLNPTLTSPEQTFVAFSQYVDAIIDILIQDPLKEKYVDLLGQEEILFFGPDEGTAGFVDWATSHAKSRGCPWWKSFLTGKSASMGGIPHDDYGMTSLSVRAFVNGLYETLGLQEKTIHKFQTGGPDGDLGSNEILLSSSNEQYVALVDGSGVLCDPSGLDMAELKRLANERKMVTSYDKSKLKHHGFFVSVDEVDIILPNGVIVANGTTFRNRFHLEIFNFVDKVDLFVPCGGRPNSIDINVLHFYVDEKTSRCKIPYIVEGANLFITQPAKIALENHGCILFKDASTNKGGVTSSSMEVQASLALNDADFINKFIGKEPQQRTPLYAAYVEEVQDRIQKNARAEFNQLWQLNQSTGTPISELSNVLSQTINKVNDELINSNELWVNDLKLRNFLLLKKIIPKLLIDVAGPTSVLENIPVSYLKALLSSYLSSTYVYSYGIDVNIGKFLEYIGELKREAEDFALA, encoded by the coding sequence CGCGCTGGGAATCGACGACCTTTTTTTCTCCAAGGAATCCCCTGAAATGATTGCAAACATCATCCACACGCTGTATGCGTCGAAGGTAGAATCCTTCGCGAAGCTCAAAATCGCCGGCGATTCCGCGGCCTCCGTCGAGGATGGATCGTCGCCCTCTAATTTCACTGTGAAAAACCAGGTCGTCACCGAGACCCATTCTGTCTTTATGGAAACCGGCAACGACCTGGACAAAGAGATCGACAGCATGCTGCTCGACAACCCAACGCAACGCTACCGCCTTATTTCTTACACTGCCGAAAGCGCGCTGAAACTCACGTTTGTCTATCGCACAGTTTTTGCTGCAGAGGACCAATCCGGTGCTGAACTGGCCCCCGAGCAATTGTGCCATGGCGATATTGACAGCATTAGCGACCTAACTATGTCCCAGGTTacctcaaaagaaaacaaaaagctttacGGGCTTATTATGAACCAGATGCGCCAACGAGAGGGCCCTGTTATCAAGACTTTGCACTCAGTAGCAGACCAGGACGAGGTTCGTATCGTGGTGGGCTTCAAGCGCGGGACCACCAAAAGTTATTACGCAGCTCTGTCGTCTTTGCTACATTACTACCACCTTAAGCCCTCCAAGATCTACATGGAGACTTTCACCAATGATGTCATGATCTACTCCCTGTACCTGAAACAATCTCAACAGTCCGAGAGCGTTCTCAACAGTCTCCCAATGTCTATCATGCAAAtcgaaagagaagcttctttgttATATGCTATTCCAAGTAACTTCTTCCAAGACCTGTATCagcagagaagcttctccCCACAAGAGGCTATCTACGCCCACATTAGCgccatcttcatcaacaactttaTTAACAGACTCGGTGACGACTACCAAAACCTGGTTGCTCAAATAAGTGTTTCAGGAGCtaacaagaacaacaatTCAGCGCAGGAGGTGCTTGCTAgcctgaagaaaaagctaAGAAACGAGACATACACCCAGCAGATGATCATTGACGTCTTGCACAAATACAAGAGTATTGTATCCAAGCTTTACAAGAACTTTGCTCAGGTCCATTACGtttcgtcctcgtcttccAAATTCGGAAAAACCCTTTCCTATCAGAGGCTTTCGAAGCTGGAACCCTTCAAGGACGATAATGAGTTTGAGCTATACTTAAACAAGTTCATCCCCAATGACTCTCCTGACATGCTGGTTTTGAAAACTCTCAACTTGTTTAACAAgtccattttgaaaactaacttcttcatcactAGAAAAGTGGCCATCTCATTCAGGCTGAACCCTGCCTTGATCATGCCAGAGGTAGAATTCCCCGAAACCCCCTTCGGTATATTCTTTGTTGTCGGAAACACATTCAAAGCCTTCCACATTCGTTTCAGAGATATTGCAAGAGGTGGTATTCGCATAGTGTGCTCCAAAACCCAGGATATCTATGAAGTCAACTCAAAGATGGCGATTGATGAAAACTACCAGCTTGCTTCAACTCAACAacgcaaaaacaaagacatTCCTGAGGGTGGATCAAAGGGAGTTATATTATTGAATCCTACCTTGACATCTCCTGAGCAAACTTTCGTGGCCTTTTCTCAGTACGTCGATGCAATTATCGATATCTTGATTCAGGATCcattgaaagagaagtACGTTGACTTGCtaggccaagaagaaatcttgttttttggcCCTGACGAAGGAACTGCCGGGTTTGTTGACTGGGCAACTAGCCACGCCAAGAGCAGAGGCTGCCCTTGGTGGAAGTCTTTCTTGACAGGAAAGTCTGCCTCTATGGGAGGAATCCCACATGATGACTATGGTATGACTTCCCTCAGTGTCCGCGCATTTGTTAACGGTCTTTACGAGACTTTGGGCTTGCAAGAGAAAACGATACACAAATTCCAAACAGGCGGCCCTGACGGAGATTTAGGGTCTAACGAAATCCTGTTGTCATCATCCAATGAGCAATATGTGGCACTTGTCGATGGTTCTGGAGTTTTGTGCGATCCAAGTGGTTTGGACATGGCAGAACTGAAGAGGCTTGCAAATGAGAGAAAAATGGTGACTTCTTATGACAAATCAAAGCTAAAACACCATGGATTCTTCGTCTCAGTTGACGAGGTCGATATCATTCTACCAAACGGAGTTATTGTCGCAAACGGTACCACATTCAGAAACAGATTCCACTTGGAAATCTTCAATTTTGTTGACAAAGTTGACCTGTTTGTTCCTTGTGGTGGTAGGCCCAATTCCATCGACATCAACGTGTTGCATTTCTATGTTGACGAAAAAACCAGCAGGTGCAAGATTCCTTATATTGTCGAAGGTGCCAACCTGTTCATTACGCAACCAGCAAAGATCGCTCTCGAGAACCATGGTTGCATTTTGTTTAAGGATGCCTCGACTAACAAAGGAGGTGttacttcttcttccatggAGGTCCAGGCTTCGCTAGCCTTGAACGACGCcgacttcatcaacaaatttATCGGAAAGGAACCCCAGCAAAGAACTCCACTTTATGCCGCGTACGTCGAAGAGGTTCAGGATAGAATCCAAAAGAACGCGCGTGCTGAGTTTAACCAGCTATGGCAGTTAAACCAGTCAACCGGAACCCCCATTTCTGAACTATCCAACGTGCTCTCACAAaccatcaacaaagtcaatgatgagctcatcaactCTAATGAGCTGTGGGTTAACGACTTGAAGCTGCGGAACtttttgctgctgaagaaaattatTCCAAAACTACTTATCGACGTGGCTGGCCCAACCAGTGTTTTGGAGAACATCCCTGTTTCTTACCTGAAAGCTTTGCTATCCAGCTACCTTTCAAGCACCTATGTTTACAGCTATGGTATTGACGTGAACATTGggaagtttttggagtACATTGGCGAATTAAAGAGAGAAGCCGAGGATTTCGCTCTGGCTTAA
- the RRI1 gene encoding COP9 signalosome catalytic subunit RRI1 (weakly similar to uniprot|Q12468 Saccharomyces cerevisiae YDL216C RRI1 subunit of COP9 signalosome (CSN) COP9 signalosome), whose product MRYSLETCRDLRARAHLVSQQLKDIEEGHGSMILGEREDCIDQPKSLGDLIRKQVGVDVREESEQKHNSRHFKRVMLSNMASYKILQHALKGGDVEIMGMLVGSTDRDSIIVFDCYPLPVEGTETRVNAQLESYEYMVQYMNEVYDSCSHPKNIVGWYHSHPGYGCWLSGIDVQTQELNQTFQDPYIAVVVDPKKSAEDKRLSIGAFRTLNEDEIPENVDQYGDSRYGHHSHKYYELEVKIFTSIFDTTLEQLQLRFDISASETPESSMVLEQLLESVRNWNNFRKLTNPNQFLVQNSRQSDFSVQDHEVDMGAEFSSFSRRSSRASSVTSSKDESTGSDVDMISNAIVGDYSTESSLPPASLAQPGMVTSEVEVPQVRSFEREYYLYKTNLSLIKLKEYERLRYFKDTFTL is encoded by the coding sequence ATGCGGTACAGCCTTGAAACGTGCAGGGATCTTAGGGCAAGGGCACACCTCGTCTCTCAACAGCTCAAAGATATCGAAGAGGGCCATGGCTCCATGATACTCGGTGAGAGGGAGGACTGCATTGATCAGCCAAAGTCCCTTGGAGACTTGATTCGGAAACAAGTTGGAGTCGATGTTAGAGAGGAATCGGAGCAAAAGCATAACTCAAGGCACTTCAAAAGGGTGATGCTATCGAACATGGCAAGTTATAAGATCCTGCAACATGCTCTCAAGGGCGGGGACGTGGAGATTATGGGAATGTTAGTGGGCAGCACTGACAGAGATTCGATAATAGTTTTTGATTGCTACCCTCTCCCAGTTGAAGGGACCGAAACGCGTGTCAACGCTCAGCTTGAGTCATATGAGTATATGGTGCAGTACATGAACGAAGTTTATGACTCGTGTTCCCACCCGAAAAACATAGTTGGGTGGTATCACTCGCATCCAGGATATGGGTGCTGGCTTAGTGGTATCGACGTCCAAACTCAAGAGCTCAATCAAACTTTCCAAGACCCGTACATTGCGGTAGTAGTGGACCCCAAAAAGAGCGCTGAAGACAAGCGCCTCTCAATTGGAGCTTTCAGAACCCTgaatgaagatgaaattCCCGAAAACGTTGACCAGTACGGGGACAGCCGCTACGGCCACCACTCCCATAAGTATTACGAACTCGAAGTTAAGATATTCACGAGTATATTTGACACGACCTTAGAACAGCTACAATTGCGCTTTGATATATCAGCTTCTGAAACTCCTGAAAGCAGTATGGTGCTGGAGCAACTACTTGAAAGTGTTCGGAATTGGAACAACTTCAGAAAGCTAACAAATCCCAACCAGTTTCTAGTTCAAAACTCAAGACAGTCGGATTTTTCTGTCCAAGACCATGAAGTTGACATGGGCGCTGAgttttcatctttttcaaggcgTAGTAGTCGAGCAAGCTCCGTCACGAGTTCTAAAGACGAAAGCACTGGAAGTGACGTCGATATGATTAGCAATGCCATAGTTGGCGATTACAGTACCGAAAGCAGCCTGCCTCCTGCGTCGTTAGCACAACCTGGGATGGTCACGAGCGAGGTTGAGGTACCTCAAGTTAGAAGCTTTGAACGCGAGTATTACTTGTACAAAACGAACTTAAGCTTAATCAAATTGAAGGAATATGAACGCCTTCGATATTTCAAGGACACTTTCACTCTATAA
- the SWT21 gene encoding Swt21p (similar to uniprot|P53873 Saccharomyces cerevisiae YNL187W Non-essential protein with putative leucine-rich nuclear export signal (NES) sequence that fits the consensus sequence recognized by Crm1p), translating into MNRVRKVYDTLDTFDGRDVLQSWKREGSRWLDQVENSTYQFPELESSNYERTKGRVPTEHIDLRSPIICTKLSWSQDGTSLVAVFNDYGVRQYLLPEEEGTGLVPFKRFFRAQPAVDCCIHPEYSLFNDSDACNVMLASSRDLPIQLLSLSPHAREHRPLFSYSVVNAENERFETMFSLSFSHYSGFLAGTSRNKVVAYDLNYKSPIWSSDGYGKPLRGTSARRAIISCFDSPSDSESVLRYAGTYRCDIYGIDLRTKELNFLANKQTLELKENSAGVAELLFSVNKHYLYVIKRNSQTIDVLDARSSFAKINELYLSFRIGSQKIIATLDLINGLLIGTHDGKILQWASNMVEFGGLLPRTPEGPAKDSAVSKVFDTSYAGSRINILASSPSNPHLIAGSFSPDKFEADHTAKSGLFVVDL; encoded by the coding sequence ATGAACCGCGTAAGAAAGGTCTACGATACCCTGGATACTTTCGATGGCCGGGACGTACTTCAATCGTGGAAAAGAGAAGGAAGCCGGTGGCTTGACCAAGTCGAAAACTCAACATACCAGTTTCCTGAATTGGAGAGTTCAAATTACGAACGTACCAAAGGGAGAGTCCCTACTGAGCATATTGATTTAAGGAGCCCTATAATCTGTACGAAATTGAGCTGGTCTCAGGATGGAACCTCGCTGGTGGCTGTTTTCAACGATTACGGCGTGCGACAGTACTTGCtgccagaagaagagggaaCAGGACTTGTCCCATTCAAAAGATTCTTCAGAGCACAGCCGGCAGTTGATTGCTGTATTCATCCAGAGTACTCGCTCTTCAATGACTCTGATGCGTGCAACGTAATGCTGGCGTCTTCTAGGGACCTGCCAATACAACTTTTGTCCCTGTCTCCTCACGCCCGCGAGCACAGGCCACTTTTCAGCTATTCAGTGGTAAATGCTGAAAATGAACGGTTTGAGACAATGTTTTCTTTAAGCTTTTCTCACTACTCCGGATTTTTGGCAGGTACTTCACGAAATAAGGTAGTAGCTTATGACCTAAACTATAAGAGCCCTATTTGGTCTAGCGATGGCTATGGTAAACCACTACGGGGCACTTCAGCCAGACGTGCCATTATTTCGTGCTTTGACAGTCCATCTGATTCCGAATCAGTGTTGCGCTATGCCGGTACCTATAGATGTGACATATATGGTATTGACCTCAGAACGAAAGAACTAAACTTTTTGGCCAACAAACAGACTTTGGAGCTTAAGGAAAACTCAGCTGGAGTGGCCGAACTGCTCTTTAGTGTCAACAAGCACTACTTGTATGTCATAAAGAGAAACAGTCAGACTATAGACGTTTTAGATGCGAGAAGCAGTTTCGCAAAAATCAATGAGCTTTATCTTTCATTTCGGAttggaagccaaaaaatAATAGCGACACTCGACCTCATTAATGGCCTCCTGATAGGGACGCATGACGGAAAAATCTTACAGTGGGCAAGCAACATGGTTGAATTCGGGGGTCTGTTGCCGCGAACACCTGAAGGACCTGCAAAAGATTCTGCTGTTAGCAAAGTCTTTGACACGAGTTATGCTGGAAGCCGGATAAATATTCTCGCCTCAAGCCCATCAAACCCGCACCTAATAGCTGGCTCCTTCTCTCCCGATAAGTTTGAAGCAGACCATACAGCTAAAAGCGGATTGTTTGTAGTTGATTTATAG
- the TIM22 gene encoding translocation channel protein TIM22 (highly similar to uniprot|Q12328 Saccharomyces cerevisiae YDL217C TIM22 Mitochondrial inner membrane protein involved in import of proteins of the ADP/ATP carrier (AAC) family), protein MVYRGFGLEQVSPPPNKPFNEMTPEEQGEHGAQMMVNFMTSCPGKTAISGVTGFALGGVFGLFMASMAYDTPLHTPTVPGESQLPSNVKHISDLPFKQQVKLQFADMGKRAYSSAKNFGYIGMIYSGVECVIESLRAKNDIYNGVTAGCLTGGGLAYKSGPSAALMGCAGFAAFSTAIDLYMRQENGTPPKNDFDE, encoded by the coding sequence ATGGTCTATCGTGGCTTCGGCCTTGAGCAAGTGTCTCCGCCTCCCAATAAACCCTTCAATGAAATGACACCAGAAGAACAGGGCGAACATGGAGCACAGATGATGGTAAATTTCATGACTTCGTGTCCTGGAAAAACAGCTATCAGCGGTGTGACTGGTTTCGCACTTGGTGGTGTGTTTGGTCTTTTCATGGCTTCTATGGCTTATGATACGCCACTTCATACTCCTACTGTGCCCGGCGAATCGCAGCTTCCAAGTAATGTTAAACACATATCTGACCTGCCTTTCAAGCAACAAGTCAAGCTACAGTTCGCAGATATGGGAAAAAGAGCCTACTCAAGtgccaaaaattttggttaTATTGGTATGATCTATTCTGGTGTCGAGTGTGTAATCGAGTCATTGAGAGCCAAAAACGATATTTACAATGGAGTGACCGCGGGCTGTCTGACTGGTGGCGGTTTAGCATACAAGAGTGGGCCATCTGCTGCCCTTATGGGCTGCGCGGGCTTCGCGGCCTTTTCAACTGCCATCGATCTTTACATGAGACAGGAGAATGGCACTCCTCCAaaaaatgattttgacGAGTAA
- the KAR1 gene encoding Kar1p (conserved hypothetical protein) has protein sequence MSPPGINQSNLPSREYRIASESRIARINELYNRSQRQQKHRDSIISDNSTSVPYIQDEDDCQPLAYLAPNRVRRAPVAPPDSETIKPAPVKNPFRPKPTEERPFSEDDVERELQFTPKLMSRRSIVSSRTPSHGTPLRREGPEDIVPDTPVQLPIWFSKQVVPDFNNTNRAARRREAFKELKQKLGKPLPLGYLSDFQDEASRSTKKNVEERRKRMLSSKGRDISWHDTRSLSDESSGIHSPHTSASSGDFIAGELSATSTDDGFHQNISEGLRTNSEKLDQIMVLLETRKKAASKRECLAWIFCIIVLIALNLYLSNL, from the coding sequence ATGAGTCCCCCCGGCATAAACCAGTCCAATCTTCCATCTCGAGAATACCGAATTGCTAGCGAATCTCGAATTGCAAGAATAAATGAGTTATACAACAGAAGCCAAAGACAGCAGAAACACAGAGACTCTATAATATCAGACAACTCAACATCTGTACCCTATATAcaggatgaagacgacTGTCAACCATTGGCATATCTGGCGCCGAACAGAGTACGGCGCGCGCCTGTGGCTCCTCCAGATTCCGAGACAATAAAACCTGCACCTGTGAAAAACCCATTCCGCCCAAAACCAACCGAAGAGAGACCCTTTTCTGAAGACGACGTGGAGAGGGAGCTTCAATTTACTCCAAAGCTGATGTCAAGAAGGAGTATCGTGTCTTCCAGAACTCCGAGCCACGGCACACCTCTGCGGAGGGAAGGCCCCGAGGACATAGTACCCGACACGCCCGTACAATTGCCCATATGGTTTTCCAAACAGGTAGTTCCAGATTTCAATAACACAAACCGAGCCGCTAGAAGGCGGGAAGCGTTCAAAGAACTGAAGcaaaagcttggaaagcCGCTTCCATTAGGCTACCTAAGTGACTTTCAAGATGAGGCTTCGCGATCTACCAAGAAAAATGTAGAGGAGCGACGAAAACGTATGCTCTCTAGCAAAGGGCGTGACATATCCTGGCATGATACCAGGTCACTATCTGACGAAAGCTCAGGCATTCACAGCCCCCATACAAGCGCATCATCTGGAGACTTTATCGCAGGCGAACTCAGTGCAACTAGTACCGATGACGGCTTCCACCAAAACATAAGTGAAGGCCTCAGGACAAACAGCGAGAAACTCGACCAAATTATGGTTCTCTTGGAAACAAggaaaaaagctgcttctaAACGAGAATGCTTGGCTTGGATCTTTTGTATTATAGTTCTTATCGCACTCAATTTATATCTGAGTAATTTGTAA